From uncultured Roseateles sp., the proteins below share one genomic window:
- a CDS encoding type II toxin-antitoxin system RelE/ParE family toxin, giving the protein MARIELAPAILDDFDRIFDHHAQHDPATGTARIQEIVQALQILATSPLIGRPVRGGMRELVIGRAAHGYVALYRHVPETDAVFVLALRSQREAGYRHGT; this is encoded by the coding sequence ATGGCTCGCATCGAACTCGCCCCAGCGATCCTGGACGACTTCGACCGCATCTTCGACCACCACGCCCAGCACGATCCCGCCACCGGCACTGCCCGCATCCAAGAGATCGTGCAGGCCCTGCAGATCCTCGCGACCAGCCCACTGATCGGCCGCCCGGTGCGGGGCGGCATGCGCGAACTGGTGATAGGCCGTGCCGCGCATGGCTATGTGGCGCTGTACCGCCATGTGCCGGAGACCGACGCAGTGTTCGTGCTGGCCCTGCGCAGCCAGCGCGAAGCCGGTTATCGGCACGGCACCTGA
- a CDS encoding CopG family transcriptional regulator encodes MSTTTIRIEEELKARIGFAAERAGKTAHAFILDAIAQTVEQAEREADFHQAADQRWEEILAGGKTLSWDDTRAYLEARAAGQTAQRPRSSKR; translated from the coding sequence ATGTCCACCACCACGATACGCATCGAAGAAGAGTTGAAGGCCCGCATCGGCTTTGCCGCTGAACGCGCCGGCAAGACGGCGCACGCCTTCATCCTCGACGCCATCGCCCAGACGGTCGAACAGGCCGAGCGCGAGGCCGATTTCCACCAAGCCGCTGATCAACGCTGGGAGGAGATCCTGGCTGGCGGCAAGACGCTGTCCTGGGACGACACGCGGGCCTATCTGGAAGCCCGCGCCGCCGGCCAGACTGCGCAACGGCCTCGGTCAAGCAAGCGCTGA